The sequence below is a genomic window from Anopheles cruzii chromosome 3, idAnoCruzAS_RS32_06, whole genome shotgun sequence.
AGCTATCAATTCAGCGGACACGGACAAAAGCACAGAAAACACGATTAGAAGCCAGCCGCTAATTCCCATCACAAAGCTCGATCGTAAACAAACTCGCTCGCGTGCGCAATAGCTTTCGCGTTGCTTTCCCTTGCGCAAAAAACGGTAATCTACAATGTATTCAATCTGCTACAATGATTGAACCATATGCAAATTACCGAATCGAGCCACGCCGTGAGAACGGAGAGGCCCGGctataaataaaatcaaaacactttCTCTCACTTTTGAGCCGCCGATACCGCGTTGTTGGCACCAAGGCGACCGCGGTCGTCAACCGCTGACCGAGCAATGCTAAGCTGGCGCCCCTGGTGGTAGGATCTGgaaccgacggcggcaacctacaaaaaagtgaacgaaaactTCCATTAGCGGACAGCCTTCACGGAACGCACGGGTTTTTCTAGCGAAAACGGTTAAAATCGGTTTCGGCAGCCTTGACCTGCAACTCGAGCGATAATCGCGCCCTGGCGCTAGGCTGACGAACGGTGCGAAAGATCGCGCAACCTGCCGGTTCGTGAGAAACTCGTCCAAGATTACATAATCCTCCGTCTTCCCCGGTGCGATTTTGTGCGAAAATTTGGCACATCGGTCGAATTGCAAATAGGCTTCAACCGTACAGTAGTGAAGAGGTATAGAAGCACTTACCTCCTGGGTAAAAGATTGTCCTTCCAACGTGCGTAGGCTGAAGCGGACAGCCGCTCGGGGAAGATTCCGCGATGATATCGAAAGAAGCCCGGCCATCGTATGCCGAAACGCACTGTTTTCGTGCACACAAAGCTTGCTAGCAGATGGAGTAGACAGTGGCCACTGTGCGGGGCTATTGGCTTTCCGGTAGACGAGTGTCCTTGTGGAAAAGGAGTCGCACGCTCCAAGGAAGACTCCTTTCGCGTACCACGATCACTCTCCACGTATAAAACCCCGAACGAGTGCCGGACAGATTTCGACTCGGACTGAATGAAACGATGAGACGGATTTTGACAGCTACTCTGACGCAGTCTGATCCGATTGCCAGCACCATCTAGTGGTCGGAAACTACCATGTGCGATTATCGTATTTACTACAAATTCTGAGCATTTGCGAATACAAAACTGCTTGCGTtgctgaaacaaaaaaagactTTATTTTTGTAGTACCTAGAAATATAAACGTAGCAAGTACAAACGATTGGAATTATCATTCGAAAtcaattgtttattttcgaacGTAGTTCGAAGTTAAACGTCAAAGCACGAGGagttataaaacaaaacaaaacaaaccactgCTCCAAGGAGTAATTTCCAAGACGGCGGAAAGTATTCCGAGCAAAATTGCACATTATGTATCTAATATTCGTAATTCCGTTCGTGTGCGGTCTGATGGCGTTTGCCTCGAAGATTACTAAAAAGGTGAGTGCTTTGAACAATGTCAATCATATCCAATACGTTCCGTCCAATGTGTCGTTTCAGATAGTACCACTCTTTTGTTACGATAGTCCCGAAGTGCGAGTGCTCAAGTCCGAGATAGCTGTATTACGAGCGGACCTCTCTAAAATATCAATGCGCGAAGATTACATAAAGTACGTGAAATGCGAACGTGCGGTCGTGGCCATGGAAACGAAATTGAACGAAGCCAAAGGACGAGATAACGTGAGGCGCGTGATGTACGAATATGGCATCCACTACGGATGGATTGCGGTACTAGCACTGGTGTTGATGGTAATCTCCTTCTCGTACCGCTACGCCTCCATTATCGTTTTTGGCgacaatttcaatttcgatccGTTCGGTCGTCTGATAAATTTCCCGACCAAAGTGCCCAACTCTATTTCGGTTGTGTTTTGGATAGTGGTTAACAACTTTGTGGCCCGAACTGTGGCTGGTtatgtaaaataaatacatttgCTATTAGTACTTTATTTGTAAGTGTCCCGGGTTCGTTTTTGCGATTATTGATAGCAAGCTAAAAAGTTAACCTCTTTTTCTATCCAACCGCCGACGCTGAGAAGGAGTTTTTCGGAAAACGAATCGCCCATCAGTTGCAAGCTTAACGGTAACCCGCGAGAAGAAAGCCGTATTGGCACCGATAACGCCGGAATGCCTGCCATATTCGCGGGCTGCGTACAAAAGTCTTGCACGGCACACTGGTCGCGGTTATTGTT
It includes:
- the LOC128273757 gene encoding guided entry of tail-anchored proteins factor 1-like, whose product is MYLIFVIPFVCGLMAFASKITKKIVPLFCYDSPEVRVLKSEIAVLRADLSKISMREDYIKYVKCERAVVAMETKLNEAKGRDNVRRVMYEYGIHYGWIAVLALVLMVISFSYRYASIIVFGDNFNFDPFGRLINFPTKVPNSISVVFWIVVNNFVARTVAGYVK